TTTTCAATCTAATGCTGTAAATAGTAGAAAGTAATTCTAACTTGGTGTggtattcaaaaatataaatgtttacaTAAAGAAATGATCTCATAGCACTGTATTACACACGGTAGAAAAGACATATTAGATAATCCATTTTACAAATTGATATTGGGCCATTCAACggaaaatcaattaaattttttttaacccagccctagtgtaaatgatattgtgttttttaggaCTGTACAACGATATTGATCATAGTGGTTTGTGTTAAACTGAGGAATAAAACAACCAGGACTGAATTATCCTTGATGccaattcacagcattttacagtaaaaatatatGTCCTGTGGCCAATTGTACACAGATAATCTAGGTTTTGATTAGTGGATTAAATAAAATCTGGAAAACGGACCGTTCATAGCAGAAGGATCCTggttttaatctgaataaaatgtgttcaaaacTATTCAGGAggattttcaacattttgatcCCAAAAAGCAAAATAATCTTGATCCCACACGAGGGAAGTTTTCAAGATGGTTTGAAGGAGCAAAATGTAGAAGAAATTGgatgaataataaaactttagTATAATTTAGTGTAAATACACTTACACAGTATATCTTTGATTTTTGCTTCACTCATGTAGGGTATATATCTGTTGTTTTATAACCAttacagtgatgatgaagtATAGTCtagaaaaaataagataaaaatgatCCCTTCTCCATGAAATAATTTCCTAAAATCATTAACTAcaaaatttctgttttttttggttatttacTAGTATGAAATAATCTGAATAAGATGAATATGAACATTGAGGATATATGTAATAAAACTGTGTCTGGATCAGAGTCGAGTTTGTTTTGGggttatttttaaacaatgagtgtaaaaaaaaaataggattttCAAATCTGGATAATTTTTAATCCAAATGAAATGTTTTGAACCACTGGCCCATACGTGTATTTTAAAATTCTTCTTTTGAATAATTCTTTTGTACTATGGGACAATTAACGTAGTTGTTTCctcttttacacattttttaatcatcacTTTGTTCCAAGGAAACCACTCTTTTGTTCTTAATTCTTTAAATTATTTCTCCATTGTTTAATTTGTGCTTGTTTATATATATTGGAGACTCAAACAAACGTGGTATAATGacataatgtattttatttatttattattactctcCATCCTGGGAACTTTTGTGTGGAAAATGTGTcctacatatttttttcttggaACCATCCATTAATTGTGAATAAACACATTGTTAGGTGTCACCTTCCACCATAGGCACCACCATCTTTCTTATCCTGTTCCTAAAAACCTTTTGAAGCTTCTGCCGAGTAAAGGCATAAAGCAGTGGGTGAAAGATGGTTGTCCCGTAGGCCATCACCAGGCAACTCAACCGTAGGCGGAAGGTCAGATCACCAAGCCCAGTGCTCAAGATGATGGTATTGAGCACAGTTATGGGCGTCCAACACAGCAGGAATGTAGAGATGATGAGAAGAGACATCCTGAAGACTCGTTTCTGCCTCTTCTTTCTCTCCCGATGGCGCTTCACTGCACGCTGTAGTGCAATGATGACAGACACAGAAGTAGAGATTCCCAGTGGTGGATTCCCACTGCGCCTTTGAGCTGTGCTGCATTGTGATAAGTCAGGAGATTCTGCATGTGTCGCGGTGCTTAAAGAGATGCTGTTTCTGCTCTTTCGGTTCTTTCTGCGTAAATTGTGCTGAAAGCGCATCCCAATGGGAATGTTGAGTGCCTGGAGGATTTTGTAGTAGGTGAACAACATCGCCAATGCTGTAGAGAAGAATATAGGAATCTGGGCCAGCAGATGATTGTACAGACCCAGCTCTGTGTAGAACTCATTTGTGTGATCCACTGTAGTCTGGTTCACCAGGTCTGAATCAGAGCTGATGAAAAATCCAACTTCCATGAAGGGAATTAAGAAACTGGTAAAAGAGCCAGTCCAAATGATTCCAAGCAGAGCTACTGCCCGGCCCATGGTCATCACACGGTTGGTGGGCCTCGCAGTGATGTCGTAGCGGTCCGCTGTGACGGCCAGGACACTAGCGGCCGTACCTACGCTGGCAAAGGAGATGCAAGCCTCGTGGAAACAACTGATAGTGGCTGTTTCTGCCTCCAATGGGAGTAATACAATCACGGCTGTTAGTGGAATGCAGCACACGCACACCTGGGAAGAAGAGATAATTAGATATCGTAAAGTCCTCATGTTTATACCTAAGAGAGGATTTTCATGTAAATTGGTGAGattattttccttattttaCTTTCCCTTAGGCTATTTTTATAAAAATTTTGTGCTCTACCagtactgtaattaattattacgaataaaaaacacataacaatcagttttttcttctgtctgcGATTAACTCATACACCGTTTgcccgattttgacaaataagctatcagaAAATTCAGAATGTTCCCAAGATTTATGCTATTGCTTTTatgatttgtaacttttttacttattttttttttcgttcTCATTAATTTCAATTGGAAATTttagctttttcaacttttttcaaccttattgctaactttcagctaatactaggttagtgCTTATGCTAGGTTTATGCCAATGCtattctaatgctaatgttaggctaatgcttacAATGCTCAGTTATTGTTAACGcttggttaatgttaatgctaggttagtgcaaatgctaggtcaatgttattgttagtctaatgctattgttgggttatgctaatgctattctATGTTAATGTTtaccaatgctaatgctaattaatgctaatactagcaaATACTAATGCCAATACAAatgtatgctaatgctagctaattcaGTGTGATGCAGGCATCCTCACTTGCCTTGTCTTTAGGAAATGGAAATATTGTAGTTCTCATTGCTTTGTTTTGGAGCTGATAACATATCTATGATgctaacttttcctgattagtCTTGTTTGGTGTCAAAGCCCAATATCCATTCTCGCTCTGGATGGAAGTCCCTCACAGAACAGCCGAGGAAACAAGTGTAGAAAGAATCTAATAGTATCTGCTTAACTTACTAAAGCATCCACTACATGTAGATTCATTGTGATGATATTGGACACAGAGCTGACCAGGTTCTGCTTCACACAGTAGATGATCAGCACAGTAAGGTTTGAACTCAGCCCCAAAACTATCTCCAGCAGCAGGAAACATGTCAAAGACacctaaaaacaaagaaacggGGGAAGAAAGACGAATTACGGTTATTGTGACTTAtcctcaaaaattaaaaaaaacaaacaagatcaacaacaacaaagaaacacaagactTTGGAACTCACTATTACCAGGAAGAGAATTTGTGACTGTACCTGGAAGCTAATGGAATAATGGCTCTCTGATGGGGTCATATGGAGGTTGTACTGGTGCACAGTCCTATTGCTTATCAGAGATCCCCAGTGGATATGTTTGCATTATCCTGATGAGAGACAGAGGCATTGAGAAGATGTAAATACAGATTTTGTTGAACAGTGGAAAGGGATTGTTTATATCTGTGTGTTGGtgttctgtttttaaattgttaacttTGTTTTATAATAGTATACTTAATTTGTATCCTGCTAAGCATAGATTgcagtctcttttttttttttttttaagggctGCAAATTTGATTTCCGTTTAACTATACCACTACTACTAAACTAACTATATGACCACTGCAGAAAAATGGAACCACAGCAGGTTAACCTGTGCCTGCTGTAGTCAGAAGCTTTAAAATCAAAAGACAGATGACTCGCCTCCTTTAAAATGACAGTATTAGTAAATAATGCATTCATTAATGGTGCAGCCTCTCATGTCCAGCCAAAAAATCTAAAGATCTTAACAGCCATATAGAGAGTTTTCtccaaatttctttttttttcagttttaactATTTTGTTAATTAGGTCATCAGCTGCttatttaactttaacatttttaaacaaacaaagttGACTAGTTTGTTTAAACTAAACTTTGGAGGATTTAACTTACCACTCCTTCTTTGTTGTCTCCCATTCATCCCAGTAGAATCCTTTTAGATCAATCCACCATTATCTCAACTTGACTGGGACATCGGAACTATAGGAGAGCGATCTGAATCAGtcaaaactgttgtttttttggttgaaaCTGATTCCAATCACGCAAAGGGAGGAGTCTGTTTGTTGAACAGCATCAAACACCCCTCCCTTGTTTGTACGTGATTTGCAGCATCACTCCAGCATTTGTACATCAATGCGTCCTTTCAGAAAAGCTCTGTCTTGTCATTGTGCCATTGTGCTTGAGCCTCCATTGTCATCTCCAAGTAAACATAATACCAGTCTAATGCCACAACATGTAACAGGGTGACTTTGATCAGTTTTTTAGTGATAAAATAGATATTGGAATCTGGTGAGGGAAGGTACATTCTTTGTTTAATACAAGGAAACTGAAGCTTTGTTTCAATAGGTAGAGACTCAGGTGAAGGTTCTCAAATCTAACTAAGACTGGGCTCTTGGTTCACTTTTTGGGCACATACTCTCTGATACTATTGATTGTAAGTTTTGCACCTTTTTCCGTAGTTAGAATCAAAGAGAAATTGGTCACACCGAAAAACTCTGTTTTCAAAACACACATTCACCGACTAATTCCAGCTTATAGTACATAACTTGACATCCGAAGCAGTCTTTTGGTGCTAGGGTTTGGGAACATTACAACAAGAGTGTCATTTGTTTTTGAAGAAATGTGTTTGCCTTGGTTTCTCATCATGTGTTGTGTAGCAAATGAGATGAGCAAAGTGTTCTTCTGATCATTGTCTAGGAGCAGAGGTGTATCATTTTTGTTAATGGGCAGAAATAGCAAAAATCATAGcacaaaaatgataaattatGACTATTCTCAATTTTCCACTCCCTTCAAAAATGTGTATCACATTCTAAAAAtgtttatactgtttttttcttacagTCTGGGGTCTTTGGTGGTGTGGATAATATTTCTGTTATTTGCGAGTGAACAATTTAGTACTACTTTATTATATGGTTAAAACTACTTATCAAAGATCCAGATCAGAGGTGACTTCATCTTAGTTTATATGGTCCAGTTTAGTCTCATGTAGGGAGGACCAGAAAAatactgtcatttttgttttttttaaaagtgtgatTGTATAGACTATATATTCATTTGTTAAGGTAAAATACATGCATTTGCATATGGGACTAACTCGGCTAAGTAATAATTTAACCAGTGACTAATGTCCACATGTCTAAATTAAGGCTTGCAGCCCATTCTTGGCCCATCTTAGCATCTGACCCACATGATTTTACTGATATAGTGGTGTAAAGATTACTTGGAAAACACGATATAATTCAGTTCTTACTGTTTGTGACTCACTGCTTTGCTTCTGAGCAGATTATTGTTGATATGTTGGTACTTAGTAGTCATTTACATCTGACAAAGATAAAGGTAAGCCTAGTATTGGTTAGATTATTTAATTCCTTTGGAATATTTGGGTTAATACACATAAATTCACCTCGGCCAGGGAGTCAAActatttcagttcaggggccaaacacagagCAGTTTTACctctagtgggccacagattttaggcaggaaagaACAAtattaacatcattgtgccctagttttcaatattggTTCTATTCACTTCAGAAAATTAATCAGGGCTTTTGtgaaattgtttgtgagaaattgcaagatgtGGAAAAGTTGAGTTCTTTCCActatttgcaattaaaaatgactgcattcatgtgatataaatgaTGGGAAAATAAAAGCCCTTAAAAATTTTGTAGAGTTTCatcaaattggtgaatttgagatatctataactgcaatatttggtaatttacacaataaataatgttttctctgtcatttttattttctcctgcgggccaaatttgatcctctaaagggccggatttggctcctgggctttgagtttgacacacgagAACTAGGCTAAATCTGGcacctgaattaaaatgagtctGACAGTCCTATAATAaacttaaatgtaaattttacttTGAGCAAAATTGTCCCGAGGACCTGACTTGGCCCACAGGCCTGTAAGCCAGATGGTCAGGTGGCTCTTAGTTTGTTGTATGGTGGTTGAGTCCATCAAACATCTCTCCCTGGCTTTCGGCTGTTCTTTTGACACTGATGAAATTGTGGTTTCTCCCAGGGCAAAGCAGAACTGGTCAGAAACTTCAGACTTTTTAATGACAAAAGACCTGAACATAGCAAGCTAGAAGCTCCAGCTTGAACATTTGTCCCTACATCGATCACTGAGCTTTGATCCATCATTCTGTAAACCAATTTAGTGGCATGTACAAGAAACATATTGTCTAAaaactgtttcattttttaGGTTGCTTATTCACTTGCTAAAATCTAACCCAATAATTATGTGCTCTGTTAATACTTAATTGAATATGATCAAGTCAAATGATTGTAGATTTGTTTGTAGGTGGATAAGGTTTCCCTTGTACATTTTGACTTGTTAGGAGCCTGTGATATTTATAATGGAAATAtccttaaatgtatttttttttttggtgacttgGAACCTATATATATCTTTAACGTGCCctattgttgtttattgttttctctcattCCAGACTATCTGTCCCATGGTGTGGATCTGAGTGGCATTGAGGTGATTGAGAACGACCTTCTGTTGATCAGTAGGGCCAGACTGGAGGTGGAGAACCAAGCCAAGAGGCTGCTGGAGCAGGGCATGGAAATCCAGGtacaaaacatgtaaaataaatattgttgatGGGCAGCTTTTAGGATGCAAGTGTGACATTCATAGATCAAAAGTTGGTTTTAATAACTCAATTTGGCTTCTGTCTGCCTCCTCTAAAATTCGCACTTTGTCACAGtgtgcttttttcttttacatacagtatatatgatgtaTTTCAAGTTTTTATGTTGGTGCTTGTTTgagaaaaaatcaataaatgatgtGTTAAACACCTAAGAAGAACACAGCTGTAACAGGCTTCCTGACATAAATACATTCTTAATCATTAAACATATAAAGCATTCATTACAGCATTACATTACTGTGTAAACTTTAAAATAGAGCATTGATTCAGTGTTTTGTACAAAATGTATTGCATTTGAATAGATTATCATTGTTATCTTTTAAGTCATCTATAAACCATTGAGCTTTGTCAAACCTACCTAAAAggaagtcttttttttaatttatttttttatacaatgattAAGTTTAGTTTCCATTTTCATGGTTTGACTTTTTTTGCTCTTTCGTAAGGTGAATACTTTTGCCTATAATGTTTAAGTTTCCTGATTGTAGACAGGAGGCAGGAATATATTTCATTAATCTTGGGCCAGATGTTCATAACATTAATTCTTGATCAAAATGATCTAAATTTAGAATCCCTGTTTTCTGCCATCCAGGATTAGGTAATCTGTTTTACTTTCATTCAACAAGTAAAACtctatgaaatgtttttttttttttcttcagatatTTCATTTTCTGCTCATGCAATTCTTGTACAAGCATCTTCTCTTTGGCATGCCACGCTAGATGTGGAGGATAAGTTGATCAGGATAAGTTTAGTTTCTTCTGGGTAAAGCACACTGTTAGAAACACAAACTGGTGTGGTCCAGTAGAGGATTTGTACAGAAGGAGGTCACTGATTTATGATCTTTGGTATATTTACCATTTGTGTCCAGTTCTTCATGTGCACTGTCCACATGCTTATCATTGGTTTCCCATCACATCACACTGTCTTTCCTTGATGGTGGTCCATCACCAGTATTAAATCAGTCTCTTCAAGCCTctacatctttttttgtttctgaacaTTGATGAAGGCTGGGGATCAAGTTGTACCCCTGATCTGTCCGGTGCTAGAGctgtatatactgtaactgTTACTTTTAATTCTACTCTTTCTGAACCCCTCAGAACCCGACCCAGGTGGGCACAGCACTGCAGGTCTTCTATAATCTGGGCACTCTGAGAGAGACCATCAGCTCTGTCATTGACAGTTCTTGTGCCAACATGAAGGGAAGCATCACAAATGCACTGGACATCAAGGGCCTTACTAAGCCCAACAATTCACGAGGTATGAGAACTAAGCTGGATGTAAAGCACGAGACTTTCTTTATCCACaagctatttattttattttatttatttatttatttattcagtttatttccgacatggttacattcacttttttttttttttttttttttttttttttttctttttttgtacatgccgaaaaattagacgagagaagcagtttgcttatccgggtcccgtcccctgttttaccatcgcaaatttacatgggtttacatgtctctctggtcaaacattcttgatttcttctgaacgtccatctgtagtcagtgttgtcctctctatctttgtttgtgttggccttgttccctgccagacgttgttagcattcctccagttcaagaatagttcctctttcgaaggtgtttggaaggtttttcccttttcatccacaatgtcaccttgttttgtctctacatcaagggtaatccagctgttgttagttccattggcagtgttgtatcctccactgtctgatgatgggatcagatccaacttgtataaacacatcactacatcccagttcacaagcaaggcagtattttaatgtaatatatcttagttcataagcgtgtttctaactgctgttgttagttttattggcagtgttgtattttccactgttagatttaacttgtataaacacattattatatcagtgtttatatagatctgggtccatatccatgattaccatcagtagtgttgttgtttaggtggatccttcgtattttcccaagttgtccatcgttttgatgagaactggttttccgtcctcttcttccaggatgtaaatcctgcagttttttgaccaagtcttcataatctttccttctttttttatttggcgtgccttccatgcaatgcttgcattttgtttcgtcaggttttcattgatgtacaccttcgttcccttgagtttatttctttgcttgagtatttctcctttgaattttatattcgtgaaggttatttttacagctctggtatcatttctctttggcaggagatggcaggagttgatgttgtcagggttcaggacaatgtccttcgacttcaggaagtcaatgacctgttgttcaatcgattttgtttcttcgtcactcctgggttttatctttaggcctgtgatgatgacatctttctctctttccttttgttccagctgttcaaccctcgcgttcaacaattttatctcttcagcatttctttcattcttttctttcagtacctttgtttcgctttgtagtctttccagtgagttttccagcgtcttttccaacgactttatctcggcagataggttttgtagaccctcgcgtatcatctccttgacctcttccaaacccgaattgggttctgaagggcctccctgcggttttttcaccattttccttcagtcttgggcccagtttttcaggctgttcaggctgttcagctgtagccagctgtagccaaggtcgtgttatcggagcaaacgaaaacacgtctgctgtcTCCAAAGACCAAAGCTATGGCTGATCCAGGgcctttaaagcagaattaagtaacttttcaccttaataaatccttctcgttgTCCCTGTCTCTGGctaaaaaacagcacttgcaacttttcTGCCGTCGActcggtggcaagacgtactgctttacagcagctcaatacaaactaatgcaaGATTATCATTAtacacacggttgtctacaaattcacttttctcagacttatatcatggcggagccagcaaaaaaaaaaaaaaaaggcagagaagacctttgtccgaggaacggagcaactccatgcagtgacagctcagcagcaacacacaacaACTACACAGACTGTCGCCgtggcaacaggcacgcacacacactcacaacccaacgCTCCATcaagcagcacacacacaattatatccattcatccatccattttcagagctgctttcagagctgctttgtcagtacacaaagaaacacatcacacacatttccacactcccttccgtattactcccacatcattcatttattttacttgtctctcttcctcatactggtcacatgggactatatgtgtgaaagcacccgaagtgtcactgttgtattaggatttttcagtgatcggggtggggcaggcggacagtgacataaccaaacgGGACCTTTTGGTGGGAGCGCTAAGCTCAAGTTTCTTAGTTCTGCTGTAAACGATATCTTGTGTATATCAATGTTCTTCTTTCATGTATTAGCCAATTTATCGGATAGAGAAAAAACCTTGTTTATTGACTACTACTTTACAATAATGCCTGCTACAAAACAGCTTATTACAATGCAGCCACTAAGAAAGACAATAGGTGATGGAGGATATTACTTTCATTCATTGTTTGAATCAACAAGATTTTCAGATAATCTTTTGATCACAATTAGCAACGTATTCCTTGTACTCTCAGGgccacaaaatgtcaaaatggcctgatttatgttttttttaaagaagaatatttttttccctaaaGAACCTGGAACCAGTGCAGAATGTTTCATACTGGCATGCACCTGTAGTCTTTTTATATTAAGATCATTCTGCCACCAgcagagttttttttatatttttatttattcagtttatttccgacatggttgcattcacagaagttttgttattcttttttttttttgtacatgccgaaaaaggagacgagagaagcagtttgcttatctaagtcccatcccctgttttgaacacagaaaatttacatcaaagcttgtctctctggtcaaacagttgttctgaacacaatttcattttttatttatttttttttgtctttttttatgtatgatttattctcatctgtagtcagtgttgtcttttttcattcctcctctccatcgttgttcgtgtcgtccttgttccctgcagatttcattccccgacgttgtttgcgttcctccagttcaaaataAGAGTTCATCTTCTTTCGAAGTTCCTTGTTATCTTCAGATTCGTGTTGTTGTGATCTTCTGTTTGTGAAGATTGAGTCGATTGCGTTCATTGACCAGTTGATAAGTTCCATCTCGTTGATGTGTTGATCTCGTATTCGCGTAAGAATGTGTTCCAAGTATTTTCTTTCTATCtagtcaagtttgcagcttgttttgtctctgcatcaaggttattccagctgttAATAGCTCTATTTACAGTGCTgtgttttccaatgttagatttacccctttcttgtataaacacattactatgtcttaggacataagcagtgtgtttgtatgtgaaacgtttttgtatttgatatgggaatgttttaagtgaggccctaaatgcgagaatttgtgtgttgtagtgtattatttcttgcagttttaggtatttagacttttcaaaaagttcgtttgtgtgcgtgttgtgtggtgctttatatagaattctaattgcttttttttaaagtttaaataaaggttcaagatacgttttgtaggtgtttccccagatttctgagcagtaatttaaatgtgacccaataagggaagaatagattgtcttcagtgatgtggtatgtagtatttgttgtaatttccataggatgtagctgcttttggcaactttgtttttaactacttgtatgtgctttttccacgtcagtttctcatctatccacactcctagtgctctaTATTCTTATACTTGTTCAATTATGTCTGTGTCTAGTTTCAGTctaattttttctgttatttttttatttccaaaactgatgaattttgttttgctgacgtttagggctagtttatttacattgagccatgtttggatttttgataGTTCCCCATTCGTTgtttctattagagttttaatgtctttacctgaacataggatggttgtgtcgtctgcaaacagcGTTAGTTTAAtgcaatttgagactttgaaaatgtcgtttatatatagaatgaacagttttggccctaaaatcgaaccctgtggcacaccacattgtatggtttggcatattGATATGTTTTATTCTCTCCTATTTCTCATATAACTTTTAATCCAGTTTAGGGCGTTGTGCCTAATGCCgtagttttgaagtttttcttccagaatattaTGTTGTATTGTGTCAGAtgcttttttaaggtccaaaaaaatgccgaatacatataaattattttctaatgctTTAATGAGTTAATGATATTAGTCAAACTATTTCCTTGTGTAAAAGTACAGAtcattcatattttaatttagtcTTAATTGATATGTGTGATTCAAGTTTCAAGATATCTTAGTCCTACAACGATTCACTGTATGTATTATTTCTGTACAGTAAGAGTAAATAATTTGGAATATTTTCACCATACTCCTCATCTTCTTAATTATCAAAGCTATCTATCATATTCTATCTCTGTAATGTGTCCCCTGCTGCTTTCATTCAGGCTAAATGTGCCTGTTGTCCCAACAGATGCTCCAGGCAGAGCAGTGCTACCTACACCAGGAAACACAGCAGCTTTCCGTGCAGCCCTTTGGACCAACCTTGAGAAACTAATGGATCAGATTTGTGCTGCATGCAGACAGGTAGGCAGAGCAGCCACTGCCTGCTGAGACAGTCACACATTGTTGGATAAACTCCATTGCTTATCATTGTTATGTAGGTGCAACACCTGCAGAAGGTCCTTATAAAGAAGAGAGACCCTGTTACTCATGTGTGCTTCATCGATGAAATCGTCAAGGTGGGTACCATAAACCTTTCAAAGTGAATCCATCTTACAGTTAATCTTGACCTAATTTTGCTGTTCACTGCTTTTTAGGGATGGGTTAAAAGCAGAGAAATATTTCATGATACCTGTAGTCAAACAAAAAAGAAGTGacaaaattttctgaaaaatgtcaGGGCCACATCTGTGAATTCCACTCTGAAAAAgagtttgttgttttgcttcAAAAAGGTCTTTGTTGTTTTACCGATGGGTTCACAAACACTTTAAGTGTGGAAATTCAAAGTAAACGGTTAGTTGATTTACTGCACTCAAAAATTGTGTCGTTGAATGTTAGTGCAACCTTTGTGCATACTTTTATTGAAATTGACATTAGAGTGACTATTCTGACTATTCATTAGAGAGGCTGTAGCTGTTCACAAAAACATGTATCTGATACATGGTGAGAGCAGCTTTGCCAACACTCTCCCAGCCCATTGAAGTTGAAAGTGTAGGACAAGAGATGACCTGTGTTTTCCCTCTGCATGGCTGGTGGCAGGACGGTCAGCCTGATATACTCTACACCTTCTGGACTGAAGTTACCAGCACACTCAGAGACGAGTTTCTCAGGGCAACTGAAGGTAAGATCTTACCTGTTCCAGTTTTCACTCCTGACATAGTTTGTTCTGCTGTTACTGCTCTTTATTATTATACTTTAACATGAATCTATGAAAATGTCCATGTTTCCCACGGAACATAAACATCTCACCTTTGTGCAAGCACACCTTAAACTATTGCTCTGGCTGAA
This genomic window from Gouania willdenowi chromosome 6, fGouWil2.1, whole genome shotgun sequence contains:
- the LOC114465019 gene encoding G-protein coupled receptor 22-like, which produces MTPSESHYSISFQVSLTCFLLLEIVLGLSSNLTVLIIYCVKQNLVSSVSNIITMNLHVVDALVCVCCIPLTAVIVLLPLEAETATISCFHEACISFASVGTAASVLAVTADRYDITARPTNRVMTMGRAVALLGIIWTGSFTSFLIPFMEVGFFISSDSDLVNQTTVDHTNEFYTELGLYNHLLAQIPIFFSTALAMLFTYYKILQALNIPIGMRFQHNLRRKNRKSRNSISLSTATHAESPDLSQCSTAQRRSGNPPLGISTSVSVIIALQRAVKRHRERKKRQKRVFRMSLLIISTFLLCWTPITVLNTIILSTGLGDLTFRLRLSCLVMAYGTTIFHPLLYAFTRQKLQKVFRNRIRKMVVPMVEGDT